From the Thermoanaerobaculia bacterium genome, one window contains:
- a CDS encoding DUF190 domain-containing protein, translated as MELQGDRLLLRIYIGESNRSGGVPLYEAIVQRARERGLSGATVLRGIEGFGANSRIHRASILRLSEDLPIVVEIVDRRERIEPFLTELDPMIEDGMVT; from the coding sequence ATGGAGCTTCAGGGCGACCGGCTTCTCCTGCGGATCTACATCGGCGAGTCGAATCGCTCCGGGGGCGTGCCGCTCTACGAGGCGATCGTCCAGCGGGCCCGCGAGCGCGGCCTCTCGGGGGCGACGGTCCTGCGCGGCATCGAGGGCTTCGGTGCCAACTCGCGGATTCACCGCGCCTCGATCCTGCGCCTTTCGGAGGACCTGCCGATCGTGGTCGAGATCGTGGATCGAAGGGAACGCATCGAACCGTTTCTCACCGAGCTCGACCCGATGATCGAGGACGGGATGGTGACG
- the crcB gene encoding fluoride efflux transporter CrcB produces the protein MRQAGHWLAAAVGGGLGSLARYLLQGWVQRRAGEAQGWAAVFPWGTLAVNSSGCLLIGFLAMLFEQRLVVAPETRTFVLIGLLGGFTTFSSFGFETFALLRDGNTLLAAANVAVNVTAGLIGVVGGAMLARAL, from the coding sequence ATGCGGCAGGCGGGCCATTGGCTGGCAGCGGCGGTCGGCGGCGGCCTCGGTTCGCTGGCGCGCTACCTCCTGCAGGGCTGGGTGCAGCGGCGGGCCGGCGAGGCGCAGGGCTGGGCGGCGGTCTTCCCCTGGGGGACGCTGGCGGTCAATTCCAGTGGCTGTCTGCTGATCGGCTTTCTGGCCATGCTCTTCGAGCAACGCCTGGTGGTCGCGCCGGAGACCCGGACCTTCGTTCTCATCGGCCTGCTCGGCGGATTCACGACCTTCTCGAGCTTCGGCTTCGAGACGTTCGCCCTGCTGCGTGACGGCAATACACTGCTCGCGGCGGCCAATGTCGCCGTCAACGTGACGGCGGGACTCATCGGGGTGGTGGGCGGCGCGATGCTGGCGCGGGCGCTCTAG
- a CDS encoding HAD-IA family hydrolase: MKLEAVTFDVTHTLLSCPALGQQYAEVLARHGIEVAAGDVEAAIPLVWQELACAASPARDRFVNHANGARGFWRHFVERTCELVDAPRPTAFAAAELFDRFAQPAAWVVAPGTREMLAGLRLAGLKLAVISNWDQRLPLLLERLELADFFDTFAISAIVGAEKPHPRIFESALADLGVTAERALHVGDSRRDDVEGALGAGMQALLLSPSGQGDLRSLVELPALLFGERSQAG; encoded by the coding sequence GTGAAGCTCGAAGCGGTAACCTTCGACGTCACCCACACACTGCTCTCCTGTCCGGCGCTCGGGCAGCAGTACGCCGAAGTCCTCGCCCGACACGGCATCGAAGTCGCGGCCGGCGACGTCGAGGCCGCCATCCCGCTCGTCTGGCAGGAGCTCGCCTGTGCGGCCTCGCCGGCGCGCGACCGCTTCGTGAACCATGCCAACGGCGCGCGCGGCTTCTGGCGGCACTTCGTCGAGCGCACCTGCGAGTTGGTCGACGCCCCCCGCCCGACCGCCTTCGCTGCCGCCGAGCTCTTCGACCGCTTCGCGCAGCCTGCGGCCTGGGTGGTCGCGCCCGGCACGCGCGAGATGCTCGCCGGCCTCCGCCTCGCGGGCCTCAAGCTGGCGGTGATCTCGAACTGGGATCAGCGCCTGCCGCTGCTGCTCGAGCGCCTCGAGCTCGCCGACTTCTTCGACACCTTCGCGATCTCCGCCATCGTCGGAGCAGAGAAGCCGCATCCGCGGATCTTCGAGAGCGCGCTCGCGGACCTGGGCGTCACCGCGGAGCGTGCGCTCCACGTCGGCGACAGCCGGCGTGACGACGTCGAGGGCGCCCTGGGGGCCGGCATGCAGGCGCTCCTGCTTTCGCCCTCCGGGCAGGGCGATCTCCGGAGCCTCGTCGAGCTCCCGGCGCTGCTGTTCGGCGAGCGTTCGCAGGCTGGATGA
- a CDS encoding NUDIX hydrolase, translated as MRSWRVTHSETLFQHRLFALRRESLVAESTEEGGFAPAAAGATREALTLDAPTWVNVIALLPGDRVLLVRQWRYGIGASTLEIPGGMVEVGEEVDPQAAAGRELFEETGYRAGTLALLGEVEPNPAFITNRCQTYIARDLVREGEPEGDGEEELTVEIAALTEIPGLIRSGAIRHALVIAAFYLLDHAQPALPDSAPAAERPGSGAS; from the coding sequence ATGCGGAGCTGGCGCGTCACCCACAGCGAGACCCTCTTCCAGCATCGGCTGTTCGCCCTGCGCCGCGAGTCGCTGGTGGCGGAGAGTACCGAAGAGGGCGGGTTCGCCCCGGCTGCAGCCGGCGCTACCCGCGAGGCGCTCACCCTCGACGCGCCGACCTGGGTGAACGTCATCGCCCTGCTGCCCGGCGATCGCGTCCTGCTCGTCCGCCAGTGGCGCTATGGGATCGGCGCGTCGACGCTCGAGATCCCCGGCGGCATGGTCGAGGTCGGCGAAGAGGTCGATCCGCAGGCCGCCGCCGGCCGCGAGCTCTTCGAGGAGACCGGCTACCGTGCCGGGACGCTCGCCCTGCTGGGCGAAGTCGAGCCGAACCCGGCGTTCATCACCAACCGCTGCCAGACCTACATCGCCCGGGATCTCGTGCGGGAGGGCGAACCGGAAGGCGACGGCGAAGAGGAGCTCACGGTCGAGATCGCGGCTCTCACGGAGATTCCAGGGCTCATCCGCTCGGGCGCGATCCGCCATGCCCTGGTCATCGCCGCGTTCTATCTCCTCGACCACGCGCAGCCGGCGCTGCCGGACTCCGCCCCTGCCGCCGAACGCCCCGGGTCGGGCGCCTCGTGA
- a CDS encoding fumarylacetoacetate hydrolase family protein gives MLLCRFGSEGLLAAGPSLAQLRVLFSDPFETPLSQWQFGRTIDLGEGDAVRAPLVPGKIVCVGRNYRDHAAELGNPLPTEPLLFLKAPSAVVGPGSAIVLPPESARVDFEGEIALVVRHRLRRVGPAEALAGILGVTCANDVSARDLQKRDGSFSGAKSFDTFCPLGPAILVEPELEGLEVRTRVNGALRQHGRVGEMVFGFAELLAYASCRMTLEPGDLFLTGTPAGVGPLADGDRVEVEIPGLPVLANPVEAWRQ, from the coding sequence ATGCTCCTCTGTCGATTCGGCTCCGAAGGCCTGCTCGCCGCTGGCCCCTCCCTCGCCCAACTCCGCGTGCTGTTCTCGGATCCGTTCGAGACGCCGCTCTCGCAGTGGCAGTTCGGCCGCACGATCGACCTCGGGGAGGGTGACGCGGTACGCGCACCGCTCGTTCCCGGGAAGATCGTCTGCGTGGGCCGCAACTATCGCGACCACGCCGCCGAGCTCGGAAATCCGCTGCCCACCGAGCCGCTCCTCTTCCTCAAGGCGCCGTCGGCGGTCGTCGGCCCCGGCTCCGCGATCGTCCTGCCGCCGGAGAGTGCGCGCGTCGATTTCGAGGGCGAGATCGCGCTGGTCGTGAGGCACCGTCTGCGCCGCGTCGGACCGGCCGAGGCGCTCGCCGGCATCCTCGGCGTCACCTGCGCCAACGATGTTTCGGCGCGCGATCTGCAGAAGCGCGACGGCTCGTTCTCGGGGGCGAAGTCGTTCGACACTTTCTGTCCGCTCGGCCCGGCGATCCTCGTCGAACCCGAGCTCGAGGGCCTCGAGGTGCGCACGCGAGTGAACGGCGCCCTCCGCCAGCACGGCCGGGTGGGCGAGATGGTTTTCGGCTTCGCGGAGCTCCTGGCCTATGCCTCCTGCCGCATGACCCTCGAACCGGGAGATCTCTTCCTTACCGGCACCCCCGCCGGCGTCGGACCGCTCGCCGACGGCGACCGCGTCGAGGTCGAGATTCCGGGCCTTCCTGTGCTCGCGAATCCGGTCGAGGCCTGGCGGCAGTAG